A single Pseudoalteromonas phenolica DNA region contains:
- a CDS encoding NADP-dependent isocitrate dehydrogenase produces MTSKIIYTKTDEAPALATYSLLPIIQAYTNAAGVEVETRDISLAGRVIANFPEFLTEEQRIGDALAELGELAKTPEANIIKLPNISASVPQLKATIKELQEKGYALPNYPEEPKSDEEAAIKATYDKIKGSAVNPVLREGNSDRRAPASVKAYARKNPHSMGAWAADSQSYVASMTDGDFFASEQSTTVENATDVRIEHVAENGDVTVLKASTPLLAGEIIDASRMRAADLQAFLEQEINAAKEKGVLFSLHMKATMMKVSDPIIFGHAVKVFYKDVFAKHGELFEELGVDVNNGLGDVYAKIAQLDDAKRAEVEADIQAVYAERPSIAMVDSDRGITNLHVPSDVIIDASMPAAIRTSGQMWNAEGKQQDTSFVIPDRCYSGVYQATIDFCKKNGAFDPRTMGTIPNVGLMAQKAEEYGSHDKTFEAASAGTIRVVDTDGNVLLQHDVAQGDIWRMCQVKDAPIKDWVKLAVNRARATNTPAVFWLNEARAHDAQLIKKVNTYLADHDTAGLEILIKAPVEATEYSLARMKDGQDTISVTGNVLRDYLTDLFPILELGTSAKMLSIVPLMNGGGLFETGAGGSAPKHVQQFEKENHLRWDSLGEFLALAASLEHLSQVNGNAKAQVLADTLDAATGKFLDENKSPSRKVNELDNRGSHFYLSLYWAQALAAQSDDAELQALFAPIAEELTAQEQTIVEELNVAQGVSKDVGGYFQPNDELAFAAMRPSETFNAVLAKLA; encoded by the coding sequence ATGACATCTAAAATTATTTATACAAAAACCGACGAAGCACCGGCTTTAGCTACATACTCGCTGCTTCCAATCATTCAAGCTTACACTAATGCTGCAGGCGTTGAAGTTGAAACTCGTGATATTTCACTTGCAGGTCGTGTGATTGCAAACTTCCCTGAGTTTTTAACTGAAGAGCAGCGCATTGGCGATGCACTTGCAGAACTAGGCGAATTAGCAAAAACTCCAGAAGCCAATATCATCAAGCTTCCAAATATCTCTGCATCAGTACCTCAATTAAAAGCAACAATCAAAGAGCTTCAAGAAAAAGGTTACGCACTACCTAACTACCCTGAAGAACCAAAGTCAGATGAAGAAGCTGCTATTAAAGCAACTTATGACAAAATCAAAGGTTCTGCAGTAAACCCAGTTTTACGTGAAGGTAACTCTGACCGTCGTGCACCCGCTTCTGTAAAAGCATATGCGCGTAAAAACCCTCATTCTATGGGCGCATGGGCTGCAGACTCGCAATCATATGTTGCTAGCATGACTGATGGTGACTTCTTTGCTTCTGAGCAATCTACAACTGTAGAAAATGCAACTGACGTTCGCATTGAGCACGTTGCAGAAAATGGCGACGTTACTGTACTTAAAGCAAGCACGCCTCTTCTTGCTGGTGAAATTATTGATGCATCACGCATGCGCGCAGCTGACTTACAAGCTTTCCTTGAACAAGAAATCAACGCTGCTAAAGAGAAAGGCGTACTTTTCTCTCTACATATGAAAGCAACGATGATGAAAGTGTCTGATCCAATCATCTTTGGCCACGCTGTAAAAGTATTCTACAAAGATGTATTTGCTAAGCATGGCGAATTATTTGAAGAGTTAGGTGTTGATGTTAACAACGGTCTTGGTGACGTTTACGCTAAAATCGCGCAATTAGATGACGCAAAGCGTGCTGAAGTTGAAGCTGATATTCAAGCGGTATACGCTGAGCGCCCTAGCATTGCTATGGTTGATTCTGATCGTGGTATCACAAACCTACATGTACCAAGTGATGTGATCATCGATGCGTCTATGCCTGCTGCTATCCGTACAAGCGGTCAGATGTGGAATGCTGAAGGTAAACAACAAGACACTAGCTTTGTTATTCCAGACCGTTGTTACTCTGGTGTTTACCAAGCAACTATCGACTTCTGTAAGAAAAATGGCGCTTTCGACCCTCGTACTATGGGTACAATTCCTAACGTTGGTCTAATGGCTCAAAAAGCAGAAGAGTATGGTTCACATGATAAGACTTTTGAAGCGGCTTCTGCTGGTACTATCCGTGTTGTAGACACTGACGGCAATGTACTTCTTCAGCATGATGTTGCACAAGGTGATATCTGGCGTATGTGTCAGGTTAAAGATGCACCAATCAAAGATTGGGTAAAACTTGCTGTTAACCGTGCTCGCGCTACAAACACACCTGCTGTTTTCTGGTTGAATGAAGCGCGTGCGCACGATGCTCAGCTTATCAAAAAGGTAAATACATACCTTGCTGACCACGATACAGCTGGCCTTGAAATTCTTATCAAAGCACCAGTTGAAGCAACAGAATACTCTCTTGCTCGCATGAAAGACGGTCAAGATACGATTTCAGTAACTGGTAACGTTTTACGTGACTACTTAACTGACTTATTCCCTATTCTTGAACTGGGTACAAGTGCGAAAATGCTTTCTATCGTTCCGCTAATGAACGGTGGAGGTTTATTCGAAACAGGTGCTGGTGGTTCTGCACCTAAGCACGTTCAGCAGTTCGAAAAAGAAAACCACTTACGTTGGGACTCTTTAGGTGAATTCTTAGCACTTGCAGCATCACTAGAGCACTTAAGCCAAGTAAATGGCAATGCTAAAGCACAAGTTCTTGCTGATACACTAGACGCAGCGACTGGTAAATTCCTAGATGAAAACAAGTCACCGTCTCGTAAAGTAAACGAACTTGATAACCGTGGTAGCCACTTCTACCTATCTCTCTACTGGGCACAAGCACTTGCAGCGCAATCAGACGATGCTGAGCTACAAGCGTTATTCGCGCCAATAGCTGAAGAGTTAACGGCACAAGAGCAAACGATTGTTGAAGAGCTTAACGTTGCGCAAGGCGTAAGCAAAGATGTTGGCGGTTATTTCCAGCCAAATGATGAACTTGCTTTTGCAGCTATGCGTCCTAGTGAAACTTTCAATGCCGTGTTAGCTAAACTAGCTTAA
- the cspD gene encoding cold shock domain-containing protein CspD → MACGKVKWFNNAKGFGFIVEDGSEEDIFAHYSTIVMDGYKTLKAGQDVTFELQQGPKGLHATNIAPREIELA, encoded by the coding sequence ATGGCTTGCGGAAAAGTCAAATGGTTCAATAACGCCAAAGGGTTTGGTTTCATCGTAGAAGACGGCAGTGAAGAAGATATCTTCGCCCATTACTCAACGATTGTGATGGATGGATACAAAACACTTAAAGCCGGTCAGGATGTAACCTTCGAATTGCAACAAGGCCCTAAAGGTCTACATGCAACAAACATCGCTCCTAGAGAGATTGAACTCGCTTGA
- the clpS gene encoding ATP-dependent Clp protease adapter ClpS, protein MSGIKDSGVIDTVREKQKQKLSPPRKYKVILNNDDYTPMDFVIEVLMTFFNMDSEKATDVMLRVHHEGKAVCGVYPSDIAHTKAEQVNRYARDHEHPLLCSCEQE, encoded by the coding sequence ATGAGTGGTATTAAAGATTCTGGTGTAATTGATACAGTTCGAGAGAAGCAAAAGCAAAAGCTGAGCCCACCTCGTAAGTACAAAGTCATTTTAAATAATGACGATTACACTCCAATGGACTTTGTAATCGAAGTATTAATGACGTTTTTTAATATGGACAGCGAAAAAGCAACTGACGTGATGCTGCGAGTGCATCACGAGGGAAAGGCGGTATGTGGCGTATATCCTTCTGATATTGCTCATACCAAAGCGGAACAAGTAAATCGTTACGCTCGCGACCATGAACATCCTCTGCTATGTAGTTGTGAGCAGGAATAA